A single uncultured Methanolobus sp. DNA region contains:
- a CDS encoding winged helix-turn-helix transcriptional regulator: protein MLNKKIILLCLSLILLAASGFPASAQEATIHGAVYEWDSFDPLEHVIVEINSTPSQSMLANYGIYSFNLDPGTYLISASYYSENELAAYTEEEITITDDGDYVLDLILFPVYYDDPLLNESDFAELDDIASFSGSDDEGSSSVLSGSSVAIIIVFLILILAGTVIVVKQKKGVPTPENTSYDDNSGEYIPGNVIGGLSYLPDDLREVVSIIAKNDGRITQKDLRARVRHSEAKVSLMVSDLESRGIVRKFKKGRGNIIILKEPESANDVESGSEVSDPSNTIHDNGK, encoded by the coding sequence GTGTTGAACAAAAAAATAATCCTACTTTGCCTGAGTCTTATTTTACTTGCAGCTTCTGGCTTTCCGGCATCAGCCCAGGAGGCAACAATACATGGTGCTGTATATGAATGGGATTCATTTGATCCTCTTGAGCATGTAATTGTAGAGATCAATTCAACACCTTCCCAGTCAATGCTTGCAAATTATGGTATCTACTCCTTTAATCTTGACCCCGGAACCTACCTGATATCTGCAAGTTATTACAGTGAAAATGAACTGGCAGCATATACTGAAGAAGAGATCACCATTACAGATGATGGTGATTATGTGCTGGATCTTATCCTGTTTCCAGTGTATTATGATGATCCATTGCTCAATGAGAGCGATTTTGCGGAACTTGATGATATCGCCAGCTTTTCTGGATCCGATGACGAAGGCTCTTCCTCCGTTCTATCAGGAAGCTCAGTTGCAATAATTATTGTCTTTTTGATCCTCATCCTTGCCGGCACAGTCATAGTTGTAAAACAAAAGAAAGGAGTTCCAACACCAGAAAATACTTCATATGATGATAATTCAGGTGAATATATTCCAGGTAATGTGATTGGTGGTTTGAGTTACCTGCCTGATGATCTGCGTGAGGTTGTTTCTATCATTGCTAAAAATGATGGCAGAATTACACAAAAGGATCTTCGCGCAAGAGTCAGGCATTCCGAAGCCAAGGTCAGTCTTATGGTCTCTGATCTTGAAAGCAGGGGAATTGTACGTAAATTCAAAAAAGGTCGTGGCAACATTATCATTCTTAAAGAACCGGAGTCTGCGAACGACGTGGAGTCCGGATCAGAAGTATCAGATCCATCAAATACCATTCATGATAATGGCAAATGA
- a CDS encoding amino acid-binding protein, with amino-acid sequence MRVSMDIELKDIPGQLLLALRPVSELKGNLISVVHHHEKRTPRGTIPVQLVFEIKPDKLNDIVSSLEESGIGIVRIDEKRFFEHGAVLLIGHIVHTDIQDTIDTIDKTGYAEVVDLNLSMPKINMASSASLKIDAVSKEHMESAIALLKEIAKKKDLLVIEPIKSLGVA; translated from the coding sequence ATGCGAGTTTCCATGGATATTGAGTTAAAAGATATTCCCGGGCAGTTGCTTTTAGCTTTGAGACCGGTTTCCGAGCTTAAAGGTAATTTGATTTCAGTGGTTCACCACCACGAAAAGAGAACTCCCCGCGGAACCATTCCGGTTCAGCTGGTCTTTGAGATAAAACCGGACAAGCTTAATGATATTGTTTCAAGCCTTGAAGAGAGTGGCATCGGTATCGTACGCATTGATGAGAAGAGGTTTTTTGAGCATGGTGCAGTTCTGCTTATAGGACACATAGTCCACACTGACATACAGGATACCATAGATACCATTGACAAGACAGGCTATGCAGAAGTTGTTGACCTTAACCTTTCAATGCCAAAGATAAACATGGCATCTTCCGCTTCCTTAAAGATAGATGCTGTCAGCAAAGAGCACATGGAATCAGCTATTGCTCTTTTAAAGGAGATAGCAAAAAAGAAGGACCTGCTGGTAATTGAACCAATAAAAAGTCTGGGGGTAGCCTGA
- a CDS encoding homoserine dehydrogenase, which produces MKTIRVSVIGFGAVGQGVARVLIDKKEYLQNMGLDFKVVAVADSRTAAIDANGVDLDAVLARKQSEGVVGSEKLSGLEIIETIDHDLVIETTPTNIVTGGVGLVNMLAAFKHGRDVVTSNKGPLAMKYGELIEASKAGGSHFRFEATVGGAMPVLNLANDVLAGNTITNVEGIFNGTCNYILTRMMEEHAPYEQMLAEAQELGYAETDPTYDVEGIDTACKLVILANCVFGMNATHEDVTITGITKITPEALLLAQNEGYVIKLIGEVNDSRINVAPKLVPIDHPLAVGGSLNVASVQTDLSGPITVTGRGAGSIETASAILSDMISIYRD; this is translated from the coding sequence ATGAAAACGATCCGTGTATCTGTTATTGGTTTTGGTGCTGTAGGTCAGGGTGTTGCCAGGGTACTTATCGACAAAAAAGAGTACCTTCAAAATATGGGACTTGATTTCAAGGTAGTTGCTGTCGCTGATTCAAGAACAGCAGCAATCGATGCGAACGGTGTTGACCTTGATGCAGTGCTTGCCAGAAAACAAAGCGAAGGTGTCGTAGGTTCTGAGAAGCTCAGCGGTCTTGAAATTATTGAAACTATCGACCATGATCTTGTAATTGAGACCACGCCTACCAATATAGTAACAGGCGGTGTGGGTCTTGTGAACATGCTTGCAGCCTTTAAGCATGGAAGAGATGTTGTCACCTCAAATAAAGGTCCTCTCGCAATGAAATATGGTGAGCTTATTGAAGCTTCAAAGGCCGGAGGTTCACATTTCAGGTTCGAGGCAACAGTTGGCGGTGCAATGCCGGTCCTTAACCTTGCAAACGATGTGCTTGCGGGAAATACCATCACCAATGTTGAAGGTATCTTTAACGGAACCTGTAATTATATCCTTACCCGTATGATGGAGGAGCATGCTCCTTATGAGCAGATGCTTGCAGAAGCCCAGGAACTCGGCTATGCTGAAACCGATCCAACTTACGATGTTGAAGGAATTGACACTGCATGTAAACTTGTGATTCTTGCAAACTGTGTGTTTGGCATGAATGCAACACATGAGGATGTGACCATTACCGGAATTACAAAGATCACTCCTGAAGCATTGCTTCTGGCTCAGAACGAGGGTTATGTCATCAAACTTATCGGAGAGGTCAACGACAGCAGGATCAATGTCGCACCAAAGCTTGTGCCAATAGATCATCCGCTTGCCGTTGGTGGTTCCCTTAATGTGGCTTCGGTCCAGACCGACCTTTCAGGTCCGATCACTGTAACAGGACGTGGTGCCGGTTCCATAGAGACCGCAAGCGCAATCCTCAGTGATATGATCTCCATTTACAGAGACTAA
- a CDS encoding ATP-dependent DNA ligase: MTSFKEFARACKVIEGTPGSLDMTALVAELLEKVTPEELPVVTHFIMGEIFPAWSSEEIGVGAGILYSALAKSAGLSVNDIKELVRETGDIGETAVKALKKVSTGQATFSSFLEDNSDLSILEVFERFRAISRTSGKGSQTSKMKNLQYLFNSASSEEVGYIARISVEELRIGVGEGIVRDAISKAFDVPSEEIERAFMLTNDLGLVAVTAREGGRDAVLSLGLELNRPIRMMLAQVTPDFEVALSELGTAAVEWKFDGARVQIHKEGDNITLFSRRLENITESLPDIVEAVRENIDAESAILDGEAVAIDENGRPRAFQDILKRFRRKYDVQSTAREIPLILNLFDIMYLNGEELLDLPLVQRRAKLEGCVRSGDKIKVDTQFVTDDLDRIMEIYNEALKAGHEGVMIKNPESPYSPGKRGKNWLKKKPVMETLDLVVIGAEWGYGRRTSFLGSYALACHDPDTGRFLPVGRVATGFSDEQLAELTELFSDLIVTESGTEVEIKPEVIFEVAFEEIQKSVNYESGYALRFPRLVNVRSDKSIEDVETIGRLEEMYLVQRERN; encoded by the coding sequence ATGACAAGTTTCAAAGAATTTGCCAGGGCATGCAAGGTTATCGAAGGAACTCCCGGTTCTCTTGATATGACTGCTCTGGTTGCGGAACTACTTGAAAAGGTAACTCCTGAAGAGCTTCCTGTTGTAACTCATTTTATAATGGGTGAGATTTTCCCTGCCTGGAGCAGTGAGGAAATAGGAGTCGGTGCAGGTATTCTCTATAGTGCCCTTGCAAAATCAGCAGGACTTTCAGTTAATGATATCAAGGAACTGGTAAGGGAAACCGGTGACATCGGTGAAACTGCGGTAAAAGCACTGAAAAAAGTATCAACCGGTCAGGCTACTTTTTCCTCATTTTTGGAAGATAACTCCGACCTGTCAATTCTTGAGGTTTTTGAGAGATTCCGGGCCATATCAAGAACATCCGGCAAAGGTTCCCAGACATCCAAGATGAAGAACCTTCAGTATCTTTTCAACTCTGCATCTTCCGAAGAAGTAGGCTACATAGCTCGTATTTCTGTGGAGGAACTGAGGATCGGCGTAGGTGAGGGAATCGTTCGTGATGCCATCTCAAAGGCTTTTGATGTTCCGTCCGAAGAGATCGAAAGGGCTTTTATGCTTACAAACGACCTCGGCCTTGTGGCAGTGACAGCAAGAGAGGGCGGCAGGGATGCAGTTCTGTCTCTTGGACTTGAACTTAATCGTCCTATTCGCATGATGCTGGCACAGGTAACTCCTGATTTTGAAGTCGCACTCTCTGAACTTGGAACCGCAGCGGTTGAATGGAAATTCGACGGTGCCAGGGTGCAGATACATAAAGAAGGTGACAATATCACACTTTTCTCCCGAAGGCTTGAGAACATTACTGAATCTCTGCCTGATATTGTGGAAGCTGTAAGGGAAAATATCGATGCCGAGTCTGCTATACTTGACGGCGAGGCAGTTGCAATTGATGAGAACGGCAGGCCAAGAGCATTCCAGGATATACTGAAACGTTTCAGGAGAAAGTACGATGTACAGTCAACTGCACGTGAGATCCCTCTTATACTGAATCTTTTTGATATAATGTACCTTAACGGCGAGGAATTGCTTGACCTTCCTCTTGTACAGAGGAGAGCAAAACTTGAAGGTTGTGTCAGGTCAGGAGACAAAATTAAGGTTGACACCCAGTTTGTTACAGATGATCTTGACAGGATAATGGAGATCTACAACGAAGCTCTGAAAGCCGGTCATGAAGGTGTCATGATCAAGAATCCTGAGTCTCCTTATTCTCCTGGAAAGCGGGGTAAGAACTGGCTTAAGAAAAAGCCGGTAATGGAGACACTGGACCTTGTGGTCATCGGAGCAGAATGGGGATACGGAAGACGTACAAGTTTCCTTGGTTCCTATGCACTTGCGTGCCATGACCCTGACACTGGTCGTTTCCTGCCTGTAGGTCGTGTAGCAACTGGTTTTTCCGATGAGCAGCTTGCGGAGCTTACAGAGCTATTTTCCGACCTTATTGTAACCGAATCCGGCACAGAGGTTGAGATCAAGCCGGAAGTAATATTTGAGGTTGCCTTTGAGGAGATCCAGAAAAGTGTCAATTACGAGTCAGGTTATGCACTACGTTTCCCAAGGCTTGTCAATGTAAGGTCTGATAAATCCATTGAAGATGTGGAAACAATAGGCCGCCTTGAAGAGATGTATCTTGTGCAGCGTGAAAGGAACTGA
- a CDS encoding MFS transporter — protein MSDQRICNNMISLNQMAHQKSKKLSDKSDKLDPALYILSLSKLFKDMGTGMLAFLLPLYIVGMDSDIFSGTPIVFRAGLIATVFGLSNALSQPFLGRLSDSLNRRKPFVVIGMAGFTLISFIYANTSNFDYLLFLRIIQGITVGATVPAVVAMVTHLSSKSTRGIAIGIYSTVRGFGFGMGSIAGGVIASYFGYVTAFYVCALLGLASFILISFFVSETHNGQSSSTSSQEPVKGFQFTILSIAMFMMMTGIMIIFAFLPEYESRFATSEVSLSIAVSAYVIVRVLFQTPMGMISDKLGRKKIIAMGLLLNIPVVIGLGYVENVDQLIILRAIQGISMAAVETPVMALAVDLAGIAVSSKVSTITASQAAGMALGPIMGGILAGYISFVLPFYICAVMLLFSLLLVIVGIKEPSESDSSTAG, from the coding sequence TTGAGTGATCAGAGAATCTGCAACAATATGATCTCTTTAAATCAAATGGCCCACCAGAAATCCAAAAAATTGTCTGATAAAAGCGATAAACTGGACCCTGCACTGTATATCCTCTCCCTGTCCAAACTGTTCAAGGATATGGGGACAGGAATGCTGGCATTCCTGCTCCCGCTTTACATCGTTGGAATGGACAGTGATATCTTCTCAGGTACTCCTATAGTTTTCAGGGCTGGACTAATAGCCACAGTTTTCGGTCTGTCAAATGCTCTGTCGCAGCCGTTCCTCGGTCGTCTGTCTGACAGTCTGAACAGAAGGAAGCCTTTCGTGGTAATAGGGATGGCAGGTTTCACCCTGATATCCTTTATCTATGCAAATACCAGTAATTTTGACTATCTGTTATTTTTGAGAATTATACAGGGAATCACTGTCGGTGCCACTGTTCCTGCTGTGGTTGCCATGGTAACTCACCTTTCATCAAAGAGTACCAGGGGAATTGCGATAGGTATCTATTCCACGGTCAGAGGATTTGGATTCGGTATGGGGTCAATTGCAGGTGGTGTAATTGCCAGTTATTTTGGCTATGTAACTGCATTTTATGTATGTGCGCTGCTAGGTCTTGCAAGTTTTATACTGATATCGTTCTTTGTATCCGAGACACATAACGGACAGTCTTCATCCACGTCATCGCAGGAGCCTGTGAAAGGTTTCCAGTTCACGATTCTTTCCATTGCGATGTTCATGATGATGACAGGTATCATGATAATATTCGCCTTTCTGCCGGAGTACGAGTCAAGATTTGCAACCAGTGAGGTCTCCCTGAGTATAGCCGTATCCGCTTATGTTATAGTAAGGGTGCTGTTCCAGACTCCCATGGGTATGATTTCTGATAAACTCGGAAGAAAGAAGATAATTGCAATGGGATTGTTGCTTAACATTCCAGTGGTTATCGGTCTGGGATATGTGGAAAACGTAGATCAGCTGATAATTCTGCGCGCGATACAGGGAATATCCATGGCAGCGGTTGAAACACCTGTAATGGCGCTGGCGGTTGACCTTGCAGGAATAGCAGTCAGTTCAAAAGTAAGTACCATCACAGCCTCACAGGCTGCGGGAATGGCGCTTGGACCCATAATGGGAGGCATCCTTGCCGGTTATATCTCGTTTGTATTACCCTTCTATATCTGTGCTGTAATGTTGTTGTTCTCACTCTTGCTTGTAATTGTAGGTATAAAGGAACCTTCAGAATCAGATTCCAGCACAGCAGGTTGA
- a CDS encoding response regulator, with protein sequence MTNEKIMIVEDEKIVALDIKDSLEHFGYSVPCMAASGEDAISFIDKCQPDLILMDIVLKGKIDGIEAAKTIRDNYGIPVIYLTAYSDEKTLQRAKLTEPFGHILKPFDERELRTNIEIALYNREKEKEKQFNHENCINSLLDNIGDAVISTDMNGNIKYINPLAEALTGYTRKEALGRRIDEVFRVICEGNKDAEDPTRKVLREGAFFGLEDDTILISKDDTRIPLDIIGSPVTNKKNEIIGAVIIFYDITERKAIERSFHCYDISYS encoded by the coding sequence ATGACCAACGAGAAGATAATGATCGTCGAAGACGAAAAAATAGTAGCTCTGGATATTAAAGATAGTCTGGAACATTTCGGATACTCTGTACCCTGCATGGCAGCTAGCGGCGAAGATGCTATCAGCTTCATTGATAAGTGTCAACCCGACCTTATTTTAATGGATATTGTTCTTAAAGGAAAAATCGATGGTATCGAAGCTGCAAAGACAATTCGCGATAATTATGGCATACCTGTCATTTACCTGACAGCCTATTCTGACGAAAAAACGCTTCAGAGAGCTAAACTTACCGAGCCTTTCGGACATATACTCAAACCCTTTGACGAAAGGGAACTGAGAACTAACATTGAAATAGCTCTCTATAACCGTGAAAAGGAAAAAGAGAAACAGTTCAATCATGAGAACTGTATCAACTCCCTCCTTGACAATATAGGCGATGCGGTGATATCCACTGACATGAATGGTAACATCAAATATATCAATCCACTTGCAGAAGCACTTACCGGATATACCAGGAAAGAAGCACTCGGCCGCAGGATCGATGAGGTTTTCAGGGTCATCTGTGAAGGCAATAAGGATGCTGAGGACCCGACCAGAAAAGTACTGAGAGAGGGAGCCTTTTTCGGACTTGAGGATGACACCATACTCATCTCAAAGGATGACACACGCATACCACTTGATATTATAGGCTCACCGGTCACCAATAAGAAGAATGAGATCATCGGCGCCGTTATCATCTTTTACGACATAACCGAAAGGAAAGCCATCGAGCGGTCTTTCCACTGCTATGATATCTCATACAGTTAA
- a CDS encoding CHASE4 domain-containing protein, with amino-acid sequence MATLQKKTLGIISATLLCLILIIYLSSHSIVIDSYDKLEEEDAKENAVCVKNILLLDNHDLENKAADWSVWDETCDFIQENNSDFAEKYLMNETFYNQRLDFMLFYNKNNSLVFEKVSDNNDQSAITQLEDHLLNNPYLLEHANYSSRKTGFLVFEEKPLMITAQPVVKSDLSGPIAGTVIMGRVIDSEEITRLHETTNLIVDLENIKNTDITRNALDRNTGSNGSILTVTDNTRIYSYVNFNDIYGNNAFSLEVGMLRNIHQQGINAINYFLVVLVFTGIVFGAVVTLLLERSHIFRLKKLQNEVGEIGDNGDFTKRVSDGGSDEVASLSGSINKMLESLERSQRLVIKRDATINAILQAMPDMMFQVKKDGTICNYKLSTDNCIYESPETDLNITLEDVLPAHIAEMELDIIEEALRTNKTRTMHYTMPVKREMRDFEVRFVVIGDDEVLAVVKDITEIKQAEEMRRKDILLKEVHHRVKNNLQIISSMLRLQSRKFTDKETIEAFKKSQNRAKSMAIAHEKLYQSSDLENIELSSYIETLTKYLLNTYGCDPENIKIDIKIKNITQDIDTAIPLGLIINEIVSNSLKHAFTDHKGEIIVEIVPDVDGQYMLTIRDNGIGFPEDLDFMNTDSLGMQLVVSLVEQIEGSIELVRGNGTEFRIKFKQLSYKRRDY; translated from the coding sequence ATGGCAACACTTCAGAAAAAAACACTTGGCATCATCAGTGCAACTCTTCTGTGCCTTATACTAATCATATACCTGAGTTCACACTCCATAGTTATCGACAGTTATGACAAACTGGAGGAAGAAGATGCCAAAGAGAATGCTGTTTGCGTCAAAAACATATTATTACTTGACAATCATGATCTGGAAAACAAGGCTGCTGACTGGTCAGTATGGGATGAAACATGTGATTTCATACAGGAAAATAACAGCGATTTTGCTGAAAAATATCTCATGAATGAGACCTTTTACAACCAGAGACTTGATTTCATGCTCTTTTACAATAAAAACAACTCACTTGTATTTGAAAAAGTATCTGATAACAATGACCAGTCTGCAATAACACAGCTTGAAGATCACCTTCTGAATAACCCTTACCTTCTTGAACATGCCAATTACAGCAGCAGAAAAACCGGTTTTCTTGTCTTTGAAGAAAAGCCACTGATGATAACCGCACAGCCGGTGGTAAAAAGTGACCTTAGCGGACCCATAGCAGGAACTGTGATAATGGGCAGGGTCATTGATTCAGAGGAGATAACAAGGCTGCATGAAACTACAAACCTTATTGTAGATCTGGAAAACATAAAGAACACAGATATTACGAGAAATGCCTTAGACAGGAATACTGGCTCAAATGGCAGCATCCTTACTGTCACAGACAATACCCGGATATATTCCTATGTGAATTTCAACGATATCTACGGGAACAATGCCTTTTCCCTTGAAGTCGGAATGCTTAGGAATATCCACCAGCAGGGGATCAATGCTATCAACTATTTTCTCGTGGTTCTTGTGTTTACAGGAATCGTATTCGGAGCAGTGGTCACACTGCTGCTTGAGAGGTCACATATTTTCCGCCTTAAAAAACTCCAGAACGAAGTAGGGGAAATAGGCGATAATGGAGATTTTACAAAAAGAGTATCTGACGGAGGAAGTGATGAAGTTGCAAGCCTCAGTGGTTCTATTAATAAAATGCTTGAATCGCTTGAAAGGTCACAGAGACTTGTTATCAAAAGAGATGCAACCATCAATGCTATTTTGCAGGCCATGCCTGATATGATGTTCCAGGTGAAAAAGGACGGAACCATATGCAATTATAAACTTTCCACTGACAACTGCATATACGAATCACCTGAGACAGACCTTAATATCACACTTGAGGACGTGCTTCCGGCACACATCGCAGAAATGGAACTTGATATAATCGAAGAGGCGCTCAGGACAAACAAAACCCGTACCATGCATTACACAATGCCTGTGAAAAGAGAGATGAGGGACTTTGAGGTTCGGTTCGTTGTTATTGGAGATGATGAGGTTCTTGCTGTGGTCAAGGACATTACGGAGATAAAACAGGCAGAGGAGATGCGAAGGAAGGATATTCTCCTCAAAGAGGTGCATCACCGTGTTAAGAACAATCTGCAGATAATTTCAAGCATGCTGCGGCTTCAGTCCAGGAAGTTCACTGATAAGGAAACCATCGAAGCTTTCAAAAAGAGTCAGAACCGTGCAAAATCAATGGCAATAGCACACGAGAAGCTTTACCAGTCCAGCGACCTTGAGAACATCGAACTTTCTTCATACATAGAGACTCTTACTAAATATCTTCTAAATACATATGGCTGCGACCCGGAAAATATCAAAATTGATATAAAGATTAAAAACATAACACAAGATATTGATACAGCCATACCTCTTGGGCTTATCATCAATGAGATCGTTTCAAATTCCCTGAAACATGCCTTTACAGACCATAAGGGGGAAATAATCGTCGAGATAGTTCCGGATGTCGATGGTCAGTACATGTTAACGATAAGGGATAACGGAATCGGATTCCCGGAAGATCTGGATTTCATGAACACGGACTCATTGGGAATGCAGCTTGTAGTTTCATTAGTGGAACAAATAGAAGGCAGCATTGAGCTTGTCAGAGGTAACGGTACGGAATTCAGAATAAAATTCAAACAACTATCCTATAAGAGAAGGGACTACTGA
- a CDS encoding TldD/PmbA family protein gives MYDLAEKALKAATKYGAKEAEVYIVKSQKTSVNIQKDMIEGAKENITTGIGIRAIVDGAVGFSSTNIMSYIDEAAKNAVSSAKTQDADPDWKELPSNQKYPSVSGILDRNIQNMELDECIGHTMEMIEAARATPGLIVTSGSFSRSYGERLILNSNGIEVSEEGTGISGFVDVITNSGETSTAYDFAISRKNDIDFAAIGKNAAELAKKSQDTISIEPHRTEVVIHPFAFSDLIENTFIPSIDADNVQKGRSNLIGRKDEIIANEKLSIYDDGLLEGGIDTGIADDEGVASRKTTVIENGVFRSYLYDTYTAGKDDVESTGNASRNSYLSTPSVGSRNFIIDFPSCDIIADTDSGVYVNTVIGAHTANAISGDFSVEARNAFTIKDGKLDKPIKSLMISGNIFDMLKKINGAGTDVRKVGGTITPSIRVSDMSIVG, from the coding sequence ATGTACGACCTTGCTGAAAAAGCCCTTAAAGCAGCCACAAAATATGGTGCTAAGGAAGCTGAAGTTTATATTGTGAAAAGCCAGAAGACCTCTGTCAATATCCAGAAAGATATGATAGAAGGCGCCAAGGAAAACATCACAACAGGAATAGGTATTCGTGCTATTGTTGATGGTGCTGTTGGATTTTCCAGTACCAACATCATGAGCTACATTGATGAAGCTGCTAAAAACGCAGTCAGCTCTGCAAAAACACAGGATGCAGATCCTGACTGGAAAGAACTGCCTTCCAACCAGAAATATCCATCTGTTTCAGGCATTCTTGACAGGAACATCCAGAATATGGAACTCGATGAATGTATCGGTCATACAATGGAAATGATAGAAGCTGCAAGAGCCACACCTGGACTCATAGTTACATCCGGAAGTTTCAGCCGAAGCTACGGGGAAAGACTCATACTGAACAGCAATGGAATTGAAGTTTCAGAAGAGGGAACAGGCATATCAGGATTTGTAGATGTTATCACAAATTCAGGTGAAACTTCCACAGCATATGATTTTGCAATTTCACGTAAGAATGACATTGATTTTGCGGCCATTGGAAAGAACGCTGCAGAACTTGCAAAGAAGTCACAGGATACTATTTCCATTGAACCGCACAGGACTGAAGTCGTTATTCACCCATTTGCGTTCTCAGACCTTATTGAGAATACATTTATCCCATCCATTGATGCTGACAATGTACAGAAAGGACGCTCTAACCTCATTGGCAGGAAAGATGAGATAATAGCAAATGAGAAACTCTCCATATATGATGACGGACTGCTTGAAGGCGGTATTGACACCGGAATTGCCGATGATGAGGGAGTAGCATCACGTAAAACTACAGTGATTGAGAACGGAGTGTTCAGGTCATACCTATATGACACTTACACCGCAGGAAAAGATGATGTGGAGAGTACAGGTAATGCTTCACGCAACTCATATCTTTCAACGCCTTCTGTTGGGTCAAGGAATTTCATTATCGATTTCCCAAGCTGTGATATCATAGCTGACACTGACAGCGGTGTTTATGTGAACACAGTCATTGGCGCTCACACAGCCAATGCAATTTCAGGTGATTTCTCAGTTGAAGCACGCAACGCATTCACCATAAAGGATGGAAAGCTTGACAAACCTATCAAATCACTCATGATCTCTGGTAATATATTCGATATGCTCAAAAAAATAAACGGTGCAGGAACCGATGTGCGCAAGGTTGGCGGAACCATCACCCCATCCATCAGAGTCTCTGACATGAGTATTGTTGGTTAA
- a CDS encoding TldD/PmbA family protein → MHSVDFFDTRIIEGTTTSIVLDNGKIEQISVNFTKGAAVRALKGGSWGFTSADGDFDVEKAIRAASELAVSMNDKSPKEKVKMQDIANPVISNTPKIKKNPLDISLEEKVSNLKEFGKYAKKEGISSTSAVYSESSYKVMYTDSTGVEGEYDVVRTGFAISAVASRDGLYQAGRESRFGVTGYEIFDKYNASELAEDAANSALKLLDAKPAKGGNMPVILDPELAGVFAHEAVGHASEADLVLEGSSVLENRIGESIASPLVTIIDDPTMHEYGYFPFDDEGSQTEKTTLIQDGVLRSYLHSRETAAKLGGTPGHCRAQGHSRPIVRMSNTYINNGNSKFEEMLEEIGNGMYLIGSRGGQVNTGEGVFQFNAEKGYLIEDGKLTTLIRDVSLSGKILEILNNVKMVGNDLKMNSGRCGKGGQLVPVTDGSPHLMISEAMVGGA, encoded by the coding sequence ATGCATAGTGTAGACTTTTTTGATACGAGGATCATTGAGGGGACTACAACGTCTATTGTCCTTGATAATGGCAAGATAGAACAGATATCTGTCAATTTTACAAAAGGAGCAGCCGTCAGAGCGCTTAAAGGCGGTTCCTGGGGATTCACTTCCGCAGACGGAGATTTCGATGTTGAAAAAGCCATACGTGCAGCCTCTGAACTTGCTGTGAGCATGAATGACAAATCTCCCAAGGAAAAAGTAAAGATGCAGGATATAGCAAACCCTGTTATCTCAAACACCCCTAAGATAAAGAAAAATCCTCTTGATATCTCCCTTGAAGAAAAGGTAAGCAACCTGAAAGAGTTCGGAAAATACGCTAAAAAAGAAGGGATCAGCAGCACCAGTGCAGTGTACAGTGAATCATCATACAAGGTCATGTATACAGATTCCACAGGCGTGGAAGGAGAATATGATGTTGTAAGAACCGGGTTCGCTATTAGCGCTGTGGCTTCAAGAGACGGACTCTACCAGGCAGGAAGAGAAAGCCGTTTTGGTGTTACAGGCTATGAGATATTCGACAAATACAATGCATCTGAACTTGCAGAGGATGCTGCCAACAGCGCATTAAAGCTCCTTGACGCAAAACCTGCCAAAGGCGGAAACATGCCGGTAATACTTGACCCAGAGCTTGCAGGTGTTTTTGCCCACGAAGCAGTTGGACACGCATCAGAAGCAGACCTCGTACTTGAAGGAAGCTCAGTTCTTGAGAACCGCATCGGAGAATCTATTGCATCTCCGCTTGTGACAATAATCGATGATCCGACCATGCATGAATATGGTTATTTCCCGTTTGACGATGAAGGTTCACAGACCGAGAAAACAACTCTGATACAGGACGGAGTGCTCAGGTCATACCTGCATTCAAGGGAAACTGCCGCAAAACTTGGAGGAACACCAGGACACTGCCGTGCCCAGGGACACTCCAGACCGATCGTTCGTATGAGTAACACATACATCAATAACGGCAATTCAAAATTCGAGGAAATGCTTGAGGAAATAGGAAACGGAATGTATCTTATCGGTTCCAGAGGCGGACAGGTGAACACAGGAGAAGGCGTTTTCCAGTTCAATGCTGAAAAAGGATACCTCATAGAAGATGGTAAGCTTACAACACTCATCAGGGACGTTTCACTTTCCGGAAAGATCCTTGAGATACTCAATAATGTCAAAATGGTAGGAAACGACCTTAAAATGAACTCAGGAAGATGTGGAAAAGGCGGTCAGCTTGTGCCTGTCACTGATGGTTCCCCGCACCTGATGATATCCGAAGCAATGGTAGGAGGTGCATAA